The Solanum lycopersicum chromosome 6, SLM_r2.1 genome has a window encoding:
- the LOC101261826 gene encoding uncharacterized protein, which translates to MESNGSECKPSVMVTNDDGIDAPGLRSLVRVLVSSNLFNVLVCAPDSEKSAVSHCVSWQHPLSVKKVDISGATAFAVSGTPADSTSIGLSKVLFPFVPDLVVSGINKGSNCGYHIVYSGTVAGAREAFFNGVPSVSLSYEWIAGKSKDDDFVLAAEACMPIITAISTEIKNNTYPQNCFLNIDVPADVANCKGYRLTKQGKTIFKMGWRQVVSEAEGGRMLSTMTMDSSASKEASVEESTLSTEKEHLIFKREVRGIHMDEGDNDYSFLRQGYITVTPLGTLSPPPMDGVEFFEGWLPGVH; encoded by the exons ATGGAGAGTAACGGCAGCGAGTGTAAGCCGTCGGTGATGGTCACAAATGACGATGGAATTGATGCTCCCGGCTTGAGATCTCTCGTTCGTGTTCTTGTCTCCTCTAATCTCTTCAATGTCCTCGTTTGTGCTCCCGATTC TGAAAAATCAGCTGTTAGCCATTGTGTCTCATGGCAACACCCTCTTTCTGTCAAGAAGGTGGACATCAGTGGAGCAACAGCCTTTGCAGTTTCTG GAACCCCAGCAGACTCCACTTCCATTGGGCTCTCCAAAGTGCTCTTCCCTTTTGTACCTGATCTG GTTGTCAGTGGTATCAATAAGGGTAGCAATTGCGGTTATCACAT TGTTTACTCAGGGACAGTGGCTGGTGCGCGAGAGGCTTTCTTCAATGGTGTTCCTTCTGTCTCATTGTCATATGAATG GATTGCTGGAAAAAGCAAGGATGATGATTTCGTATTGGCCGCTGAAGCTTGCATGCCAATCATTACAGCTATATCAACTGAGATCAAGAATAATACTTATCCTCAAAATTGCTTTCTTAACATAGACGTACCAGCCGATGTTGCCAATTGCAAG GGTTATCGTCTGACGAAGCAAGGCAAGACTATTTTCAAAATGGGATGGAGGCaagttgtttcagaagcagaaGGAGGAAGAATGTTATCCACAATGACAATGGATTCATCAGCTAGTAAAGAGGCATCTGTGGAAGAGAGCACCTTAAGCACAGAAAAAGAACACCTAATATTTAAGAGAGAA GTTAGGGGAATACACATGGATGAAGGTGATAATGATTACTCTTTCCTTCGACAAGGATAT ATAACTGTTACACCCCTTGGCACCTTATCTCCTCCACCGATGGATGGAGTTGAATTCTTCGAAGGATGGCTGCCCGGTGTGCACTAG
- the LOC543978 gene encoding photosystem I reaction center subunit II, chloroplastic yields the protein MAMATQASLFTPPLSVPKSTTAPWKQSLVSFSTPKQLKSTVSVTRPIRAMAEEAPAATEEKPAPAGFTPPQLDPNTPSPIFGGSTGGLLRKAQVEEFYVITWESPKEQIFEMPTGGAAIMRQGPNLLKLARKEQCLALGTRLRSKYKINYQFYRVFPNGEVQYLHPKDGVYPEKVNPGREGVGQNFRSIGKNKSAIEVKFTGKQVYDI from the coding sequence ATGGCTATGGCAACTCAAGCTTCCCTCTTCACCCCTCCTCTCTCCGTCCCCAAATCCACCACCGCTCCATGGAAACAATCCCTCGTATCGTTCTCTACACCTAAGCAACTCAAATCCACCGTCTCAGTAACCCGACCTATCCGTGCCATGGCTGAAGAAGCCCCAGCTGCCACCGAAGAAAAACCCGCTCCAGCGGGATTTACCCCACCTCAATTGGACCCAAACACACCCTCCCCAATCTTCGGTGGCAGCACGGGTGGGCTTCTTCGAAAAGCCCAAGTGGAAGAATTCTACGTCATCACATGGGAATCACCAAAGGAACAGATCTTTGAGATGCCAACAGGTGGTGCTGCTATAATGAGACAAGGACCAAATTTGTTGAAATTGGCAAGGAAAGAACAGTGCTTAGCTCTTGGTACAAGGTTGAGATCTAAATACAAGATCAATTACCAGTTTTACAGGGTTTTCCCCAATGGCGAGGTGCAATATTTGCATCCCAAAGATGGTGTGTACCCTGAAAAAGTGAACCCTGGCCGTGAAGGAGTGGGTCAGAACTTCAGATCAATTGGGAAGAACAAGAGTGCTATTGAAGTCAAGTTTACTGGGAAACAAGTGTATGATATTTAA
- the STP11 gene encoding sugar transport protein 8-like has protein sequence MSTIQPNNSKITVYVVSCWIFAAFGGLMFGYDIGISGGVSGMDDFLLKFFPNVYERKLHAKENNYCKYDDQLLQLFTSSLYLSALVSSFFASKACSALGRRPTIFMASLFFIAGAIISAASEHRWMLIVGRILFGVGVGFGNETVPLFLTEVAPIQLRGAVNIMFQLFVTIGIFIANLVNYATSNMHPNGWRVSLGLAAVPAFMLLIGCFVITDTPASLIERGKDEQGKAALKKVRGVDDVEVEFKEIVAACEQAKAVKHPFRNLLKSASIPPLVIAILLQVFQQFTGINAIMFYAPVLFQTMGFKSDGALLSAVITGLVNVGATFVSIYAVDKVGRRKLLLQACCQMLISQLAIGIILSVSLKETGTLDRTLAAVVVILVCTYVMSFAWSWGPLGWLIPSETFPMETRTAGFAFAVSTNMLFTSIIAQAFLTMLCKMQANIFFFFSGWIVVMGLFVVFLVPETKGVPIDGMVDVWKSHPVWKRCFKNE, from the exons ATGTCGACAATTCAACCAAATAACTCTAAGATTACCGTGTATGTGGTATCATGTTGGATCTTTGCTGCCTTTGGAGGGCTTATGTTTGGTTATGATATTGGTATTtcag GTGGAGTGTCTGGTATGGATGATTTCCTGCTTAAATTTTTCCCAAATGTTTACGAAAGGAAGCTTCACGCAAAGGAGAATAACTATTGTAAATATGATGATCAACTTCTTCAGCTATTCACCTCATCATTGTATCTATCAGCTTTGGTTTCGAGTTTCTTTGCATCCAAGGCGTGTTCAGCTTTAGGACGTAGGCCTACCATCTTCATGGCTTCCCTTTTCTTCATCGCTGGGGCTATTATAAGTGCTGCCTCAGAACACAGATGGATGCTCATTGTTGGTAGAATATTgtttggtgttggtgttggtttCGGAAATGag ACTGTTCCTCTGTTTTTGACAGAAGTGGCACCCATCCAACTCAGAGGAGCTGTTAACATTATGTTCCAACTTTTCGTAACGATTGGAATATTCATAGCAAATCTTGTGAATTATGCTACATCGAACATGCACCCCAACGGGTGGAGGGTGTCACTTGGCCTGGCAGCGGTTCCAGCTTTCATGCTGCTAATTGGTTGCTTCGTTATCACTGACACTCCTGCCAGTTTAATTGAACGTGGCAAAGACGAACAGGGCAAAGCTGCACTAAAGAAAGTTAGAGGGGTTGATGATGTTGAAGTTGAATTTAAGGAAATCGTTGCTGCTTGTGAACAAGCTAAAGCTGTGAAACATCCATTCAGAAACCTATTGAAATCTGCCAGTATCCCACCCCTTGTTATTGCTATATTGTTGCAGGTTTTCCAACAATTCACTGGAATTAACGCCATTATGTTCTACGCACCTGTCCTGTTCCAGACCATGGGATTCAAATCCGATGGTGCACTTTTATCCGCTGTCATTACTGGACTTGTTAATGTTGGAGCCACATTTGTTTCCATCTACGCCGTTGACAAGGTTGGAAGGAGAAAATTACTCCTCCAAGCTTGTTGCCAAATGTTGATCTCTCAATTGGCAATTGGTATCATCTTATCCGTCAGTTTGAAGGAAACAGGAACCTTGGACAGGACACTAGCAGCAGTGGTTGTGATCCTTGTGTGCACATATGTTATGTCATTTGCTTGGTCATGGGGACCTCTAGGATGGTTGATTCCAAGTGAAACATTCCCAATGGAAACAAGAACAGCCGGTTTCGCATTTGCAGTGAGCACAAACATGCTTTTCACTTCAATCATTGCTCAAGCATTCTTAACAATGCTTTGCAAAATGCAAGCAaacatattcttcttcttctctggATGGATCGTCGTTATGGGACTATTCGTAGTCTTCTTAGTACCAGAGACTAAGGGAGTTCCCATTGATGGAATGGTTGATGTGTGGAAGAGCCATCCAGTATGGAAGAGATGCTTCAAGAATGAATAA